The Taeniopygia guttata chromosome 1A, bTaeGut7.mat, whole genome shotgun sequence DNA window TCAAGACTGCAAGCACAAGGAGTAGTAAATCAGTTTTCTGCCTGCCTTTTTGAAGTTAAGACAATATATGGTACTTTGGATAACCTTTTCACTTGATTCCTAAGCTTCTACACTGAGTGTAAAATCTATAGTATGCACAAACTCTCAGAAGTCTAGTTAGGATTTGCCCCTTTTTAATGTCATTGATTATTGTTTAGTCTTCAGTCTAGCTTTGACATGGTGGCCTTAATGTGCCTTTCTTCAATTATTTGAAATTCTTACTTCTGctgagtttggttttttctcttttctctagGTAACAGTGGGGGCAATCGCTATGTTGCTGGTGGAGGTGCAGTTGGAGGTATTGGGAACGGCCCGCCATGGCAGTTTGGAGCAGGAATAAGTGGTGTTTCATACTGTAACCAAGGCTGTGCTAATTCCTGGCTAGCAGACAAATTCTGTGACCAGGCCTGCAATGTCCTCTCATGTGGATTTGATGCTGGTGACTGTGGCCAGGGTATGTAAAATTGCTGATGAACTTCCTGTGGGGATTCTCTTGAATTGCCTGACCTTTCCTAGTTTGTCATTGCTCCCAGACTGGGCTAAGATGTCCTGTACAAGCATCTTCACCTGACCAAGGACAGTTGAATTGATGATGCCTGTAGCAGTTAAGAAGTTTCAAGAGCCTCTATAATGTTGACAGTGTGAGTTCAAGTCTGGCCCTGGGCTCTTGTTAAAGGCTTCTTTCAGTCACAGGTGAACTTGTCTGAAGTTCTTTTGCATATGAAAGATTAGCAAGAAGTGGACAAAGTGGTTTAAAGTGTTGTCTGATATATGCAGGAGAAGATTTTTCCTGTTTGGAAGAGCAAAGGCTCCCTTGCATTTCCGCTGGGACTAATGTGTTTCTGGTGATTCCATTGCTAGCAGTGGGGTTTTGTTCATCTGGGAGGTGACAGATAATCTGTATTCTGCTGTGGGAGGGAGAAATTCCTATCTGAAATGTTCTATTTCAAATCAAGATGCAGCACTGTAGCAGTGAACTCCAGCTGTTGTAACATTACTCTCTTAAAGTATGGCAAAAATATAATATGGGCAAGCTACTTATGACTGAGACATAATTTTAAGTGACATGATAATAAGGCACTTTAGGCTTTTCAGGTAGAGATTGAAAGAGTGATGAATTATACTGGTTTTTAGAATTAGCATGGGAGTGTCTGGTAGCTTTGTATATCTGAGTATGTTCTAGTCATCCATTACTAAAGATAAGTGAGCAAGAAACTGGAAACTAGAGTAAGTGTTCTTTCACAAATGTGTCTCCCTGTTAATATAGTGTCTGTAGCTGGGCatattgctattaaaaaaagagCGAAAGATAAATGTTATGCTGAAAATTGAcagaaatttgttttgtttcttgtttgggttttttttttcccagatcaCTTTGAAGAGATGTACAAGGTGATGCTTCAGCTTAATCAGACCTACTATGTTATTCCCAAAGGTGAATGTCTGCCCTACTTCAGTTTCAGTGAAATAGCCAAGAAAGGAATTGAGGGCTCATACAGTGATAATCCAATTATCAGGCATGCTTCAGTTGCTAACAAATGGAAAACTATCCACCTAATCATGCATAGTGGCATGAACACAACTGTGATCTATTTTAACCTTACATTCCTAAATAAAAATGATGAAgagtttaaaatgcaaatagcTGTTGAAGTTGATACTAGGGAGGAGCCAAAACAGAACACAACTTCCATGCAAAAATCTGACTCTGATTTTAAAAGTGTAACTTCAGTGCCAgaagctgaaatgatatttgAGGATATTCCAGAAGAAAAACGCTTTCCAAGAGTCAGGAGACGTAGAAATGGCACAAAAGAGAGTGTACCTGAAGAGCTGATAATCCCGTCAGTAAATGtgtctcttcttcctgaagatgtCCAACTAGCACTGCAGAAACTGGACTTAAAACTACTAAATGGTGATGTAACTCAGAAAGGGTATAATCTATCCAAGGCTGCTCTTCTGAGACCTTTCCACTTTTTAAGCACAGCAAAGAGTATTGTAGGCCTGGAAAAAAAGGGCATGCATGATCATTCAGAAGATGAAAAGAACcagagcaactgggagaagtcTTATAAAGATGTAAATGatggcaaaataaaaagagtaaaagcaaaggaagaagtTCCTTCGAGGCTTATGGGAGTGAAGGGGACTGTTGTGACAATGAGCacaaataaagatattttttacaaAGTACAGCCGAAAGCCACGCTTCCCTCCCAGagcatggggaaaaaaaatgaaactcgAGAAAAGGTATTGAATGCACTCATATTAAAGGAAACACAGAAATCAAAACATACTGGGAATTTTGATCCTGGAGAAGGCAAACAGCGGATGGAAGGAATAAAAGAGCCTGAGCAGGTGGATGCAAATATGAAGGAGGGGCTAGTGGGAAGAAAATTGCAGTCTTATGCTGGAAGTTACCAAGGCTTTTTGCcatgggagaaaaagaaatatttccaagaTCTTCTTGATGTGAGTTTCTTAATGTTATTCCTTACCGGAATAGTTGCATCTTTCTGCATGTATTGGAATATTGTTAATGTGAtttattaatttgaaatttgatTTGCCTTTGAGGCaaatgctgggattttttttgaagaTACTTTTACACATAAAATGTGCCTTGTTTATGGTCTGAACCTCTCTTAGCTAGGTGGTAGAAGTCAAATAAtgatttctgttccatttcTACTACCTTTTCTTGGTCAAATTCATTTTTTGGTCATTGTATGGTGTCACAGGGCTCTTGCTCAGACACATATAGCACTATAACAGAAAGCTTAAATTTTGTTTAGATTGTATTTATACATTTATGGATTTAGTTTGTGtttaagaaatacagaaaataggtataatgataaataattaaattctaGAAGTTAAATTTAAAGCCTGCAAAGAAACTCCTTATCTAGATTGTGTCAAGAAAATGTATAGGAAATTTTCTCTGCTTCCATCCAGAGAATTTTGGCAGTTTTGAAAAACTCTATAAGAGAAGATACCATGCTTCGGTTGGTAGCAGCTTCTTTGCCCTATTTCACACAGAAAAGGGCTGTGTTTTATAAAGACTATCTCTGTTCATCTGAGATTGAATTTTGCATGAAAAATCTTTATATCAAATCTATCAAATATTGATGAATAATCTGCAAAAAAAGGCAGTATTACAAATAATTCTGATGCCAAATAAGGCTCTAAGTGTGTGTGAGGTGTCAGAGCACAAATATTAAGGAAGCCTTTTAAGGAGTAGTTTTCCTCAAAGTATGAAAGCTTTAaggaaaagtttattttatttatttttaaaggaagatttaaggaatatgaagaaaaatattaaaatattctcGTTCTGTTTTCAGATGAGTTGGCTGCTGGCTTAAATGTCATGTTTCCTAGTGTTTTCTGACTTTTTCAGTAATGTAACCTAGATTTATGCTTGTCCTGCTCTTTAGGAAGAAGAATCGTTACTCAAAGAAATGTCATACTTTACTGAAGGTAAACATTTTGGAAGGCAGCTGAAAGATACATTTGCTGATTCCCTTCGATATGTAAATAAGCTGTTAAACAGCAAGTTTGGATTTACATCTCGTAAAGTCCCTGCTCACATGCCTCACATGATTGACCGTACTGTTATGCAAGAGCTCCAGGATATGTGAGTGTGGTTTTGCTTGGAATAATGTAAAGCTGTGGGAAATTctacttttctgttgttttacaGTAGCCATTTCCAGTGTGTTAATGGCTACTtgttaaaattatattttggaaaagaaaataagaaatttacAACATTACAGTTGGGATACAGTGAGATTTTGAGGCACTTTCAAAATTCTGGATAAGAATTTACTTTTAGgtaaaggaatgttttcttcaggaaattagggtaataaatgtattttcattctTATCTAGGTTTCCTGAGGAGTTTGACAAGACATCATTTCACAAAGTGCGTCACTCTGAAGATATGCAGTTTGCTTTTTCATATTTCTACTATCTTATGAGTGCAGTTCAGCCACTGAACATTTCTCAGATCTTTGATGAGGTTGATACAGACCAGTCAGGCATCTTGTCTGACCGAGAGATTCGCACACTGGCCACAAGGATCCATGAACTACCATTAAGTTTGCAGGTACTTTTTCCTTACTGATTAACTTTTAGAACAGCTTCAGTTTTAAAGTCAAAAtggttaaaataaaacaagtcaAATTTTTATCCTCCCTTGTAGCATCAGTAACATttgacaattttaaaatattacctGGAAAATATAGCATTGTGTTCTacttgttgtttgttttttctgtgggGTCTGTGATTAAACTTAGTtctagcagctgcagaaaaatggCTCACTGCTGTCTGAGTTCAAGAAAACAGTGTGAGTTTGTCTAAAAAAAGAGTTCACTGCCAAGAGTTAGATCCTGCTGTGCTTACCGTAGTTTCTGCACATAGTAAAAGATAGTTCTTGCCCTGAGGAACTTGGCCTaaagaaagaacagagaaaaaggaTAGCAAGGAAGTCATACTAGTAAATAGTGTGATAATATACAAAGACTCATGCTTCTGTTCTTCTAGGAACCTCATAAAAAGAGACATGGTTTTTGTAGGACTTGCGTTCTTAAACATACAGGTAGAGAACAAAGTGtgatgttttttctttacagagAGGAAATGACACAAACCAGTGAAACAATTTGTTTatggcacagggcacagaatCATTGGCATAGTTGGAACACAGCCCTGCTTTAGTTCATTCCTGGCCTGTACCTTAATCAGAAAATCATCCTGTCCTTGCAATAATGTACtcttctgtttgtttgcttgattTGGAATTTAATATGCCAGTGTTGATATGGGAACTCTGTACTGTCCTGTCATTAGTAGAAAAGGtgtgcttttaattttaaatgaaaataacattGTCATACCTTATCAGGTCCTAATTAAACTCTGTATTGAGCATTTGCTTTACTTTATAGGGAGTCTCACTGACTTAACAGTTAATGAAATGGGGTCTGTTGAATATTAAGTCTACTTTTGTTGACTGTAGCATGGAAGTTTGCTATGTTGATAACATTAAATACATTTGTGCACCCTGAATTTTTAGAGCTATGTCAGTGAGAAAATCAGTAggattttaaatggatttttttccacctttcttTCTGTTAGGATTTGACGGGTCTAGAACAAATGCTAATAAATTGCTCTAAGGCTCTCCCTGCCAACATCACTCAGATCCATGTTATTCCTCCAACTCAGGAAGCATATTATGATCCAAATCTGGTAAGAAGCATTGATCTTAAAATATGCTTGTTTTCATTCCTGAGTATGTCTTGTCTTTACTTTAAAAGCTGGTTTGATTTCTAGAAGGAAAGTATTTACAAAAATTACTACTTTGTATGTACATTAAGTGAGtgcttcaaaatgaaaattttacaGGCTGCTTCCTAACTTACTAAcccttaattttctttaaaagcagaagaaagctGAGATTTAGGCTGTTATTATAATTGGGATTTAAAAAGTTATCCTTGTTCAGAAAATTTACTGTTATGAATCAAAAAGACAGTAAGCCCAATACCTTTCTGACTAGAACTGTCTGATAAGTCTTTATCTGAATTATAACACATGTATTCAAGAAACACCCTAAAATGCAAAAATCTCTGCTGTACAGAGATTGCCTGGCCAGTTTTATTGGTAGCCTTTATCAGAGGACTATTAGGCAGCTGTCAAGTTAGTTAGAATTTTTGAGTATTTTACTGAGAATGCAGTTGCAGTGtttttgctgaaaaataatttgtaaaataGGAAATTATGATGTTATGTACcaatattgttttctttttccctccatAGATGATAATAAAACTATTGCTTTTGATTCCAGGAGAGTAAATTATGTGGGCCACTCTAGCTGTAATACAAGTTTTCTTACAAAGTACACTTCTAAAACGCTCTGTGATTTTCAGTAACCTATAATCTAAACAGTGTTTTCTTTCAGCCTCCAGTAACCAAAAACCTAGTGACCAATTGCAAACCTGTGACTGACAGGATTCGTAAGGCTTACAAGGACAAAAACAAATACAGGTGTGTTGTGGCAGTCCTGTGGAAAGAGATGCTTAGTGTTGTAAAGGCATGGGAGGAGGGATACATACACACATAACCCAAGATTGCACGTGTATGCTAGCAAGTCTTAGCTCAACACCATTTTAACAGTGGAACTAAAGAAACATACTGTTGTTAACTTATGTGTGTTTCATTGTGCAGAGTGATGTGGTTTTTTCATAGTTTGCTTAGTGGACTAAATAATTCCATGTTACTTGTGTCGTCTTGGGCCATTTCCTCATTTGTATTGTACAACAGCAAGCCAGGGTATGTTTGGATGGCTAGAGAGTGAGTGCAGTTCAAGTGGCATACAAAGAAGTAAACAGCCTTCCTGTACCTAGAAGTTGCACATCTACTTCATCCTTCCTTCTACtaaagcttaaaaaaacccacaaaaagcaTTTTAGTTTTAACTACCTCGTACCTTTCCTATGAGATGTAGGAGTGACAGTGGTGTGAGCTTTGTAAGTGGAGGAGAGTCTCAGGTGAGACTTGAAGAAGCCTTCAGGGTGCTTTCTTCTATTTAGATAAGTgaagtgaaaaatataaatgtgttACCTACAACTAGTAAGACTGTTTACCTGGAGTcaaatgtttgtattttatattctttctcTTAGAATTCAGATCTGTGATTGATAGGTGGCTACTAATGTTTGATAGAGAAGTGTTCTGTGTAAGAGCATTagctgaaaaatgtaaatgtcCCAATAGAAAGTGGCAAATTTTAATGAAGATTGGCCAATCAGATTGGAAATGTTGCTCAATAATGTTAAATATGAGATTGATATTCATTGACCCAGACTTTAGGCtgttttattaatatataaatattatttcaacaATAAGGTTTGAAATCATGGGAGAAGAGGAAATTGCCTTCAAAATGATTCGCACAAATGTTTCTCACGTAGTTGGTCAGCTGGATGACATACGAAAAAATCCCAGGTATCCTGTTTTGTGATTTGTGTGAAGATGTGAgatggttttaattttctgatttgagtctttgaacttttttttgtatttaaaagatAATTGATTATCATGTATTTCTAAACTCTGTGTTCCAGGGTAAGACAATTTTGAACCAAaagtatttctgattttttctgtttgaCTGAAGCTGCCTTCTCCCTCTGTTATGCCAGGGACTATCTCAATaatttgttacatttttatttatctaaAATCTTCAAAAATTTAGAAACTTCAGCTATTTTTGAAGCTTCCATTTTTGCTGTTCTAGAAGGCATACAGTTTATATTGCaggcaattttattttaaaggaagaacTTCTTGACCTGCTTTATGCAGGTATTTTATGCTAGAAGTTAGGTATGGATTATTTTGTTACTAAATCAGTTTTGCATATTCATTGTGCTTTCAAGCTCTTTTACTACATGAAAAGAATCTTGCTTCTGTCTTCAGAAAACCAGAGTTTTCTGCCAGTTTGAGTTTGGCTGCAAGAAGAGGTCTGACAAGTGTCAAAAGGCAGAGCAAGGAGGAAAGTAGAACCAGGTACCTTGGGCCAGGGAAAGTGAAGCCGCCTCTTTTGGTCAGAGAAAGCTGTTGGGTGATCTCAGCTGCCTGTAAAGCTATAGCATGATTTGTATTTGTAGATAAAGAGTAGATTTCTACTTTCCTCTCAACACTTTTGCTGGGTTATTTattcagaaagggaaaaggtaGTCTTGAGGCATTTTACAGCTGAAGGGGGTTTGTATATATTGCTATTATTTCAAAGAGTGCCTTCTGGCCACATAACTCCTACTTTCCAGTAGCCACAATAATCTTTTACAACAATAAGTTGTAAAAGAAGAGTAGGCAGTGCTCTAGATAgtcctgctgcttccttttccttctctatttctTTGTCTGCTGGCTATGAGTTgttcatttttggtttttttttcgAGGTAGGGGTGATTTCAAGTCTTGTTAGGCTCAGAGAGGCCTGAGTAACATAAGTTTCTCACCTTCAGTGTTCACAAAGTGAGGAGTCGATTATCTGGGCTCTATTCCTGTGAAGTACAGTGCAGTACTATAGTCATATCTTGTTAACAAAGGAGATCTGGCACAGTTATGTAGGCATGCCATTCCTTCTCTTTGTCATGTTTTATTTGCATACAAACCAGTAATTATAACCAGTCTCCAAAAACAGGTTTTTAGTGCCTGTCTTGGAATGAACTAAAAGTTGCATTCACGTACTGATCTCCCAGGAATGTTTGGTTTGCACCCTTAAAGCAAAGTGAACATTAATTGTCTAGGCATTAATTTTGGAATATCCAAAGGAATGtaatttttggtttctttgggaTGAATTTAAACAGTCTTTCTATTCAAAATGAGCTAATATCCTCATCAATCTTGTACTTTGCTGTGTGTAGCAACCTCTCAATCCGTAAGCTGTATCTCTCTTCCATGAAGCTAAACAGGAATATACACTCTAGGAATACAGCTACTGCATTCCCAGGGCTAATGAGCTGCCAGTCCAAAGGATGAGGTCAGGGATAGTCCAGAGTTAACTCCCAAAATGCTTAGAGTGTAGCCATGATTGCCATAACCAGCTGCTTTGCATAGTATTACTTGATACAGGAGATACAGCCTGCTCGTTTTTGGAGAGgcatatttttccttctaagATGTAGCAATTTGAATGCCTGGTTTTGCCCTGCACATAATTGTCTAGAGCAGGGTTACCAATTATGCTAGATGCAGTGCATTACCAATTATGCCAGATGCAGTGTGTTGCCATTCAGTGCTAATTCCCTGTGTGGGCTGATAGACAAGCTCCAGAATTCTGCTTATTTCCAGATTCCTGTAGAAGTCTGAACTTTGCTCTTTGGGGGAGCACACCATACTATAGAGAACACAGCTAACCAGAACTGCTTATTTACAAAGGTTAGCAATGACAAGGCATATGTCATCAGATATGATTTCTGCCTCCGGGGAAAATGTAGGGTCTTGTATCTCACAATATAAATAAAGCACATAACCTTGCCCAAATGTGGGAAGGGGAATTTTGTTGTCAAGCACCAGGTCAGAATGGCCAAGAGGACATAGCAGTTTAGCACACTAGATGATGCTTTAGTGTCAGTTTTTTGCTGTAGCTTAGTTCCATgttttttttgtgagaaatAGGTCTCTGCAGAAGCCATTGCTTATTTAGTCACAGTGATTTCCATGTAAATTCTATCCAAATtgttggctttttgttttttgttggttatACAGGTCCAGCTTTGAGTCTGTGACTTGACAGACCAATTTATATAATGTTCTCAGTAAACCAAAACCTAGGGACCAAGCTTTGCCCTGTCTTATACAATCTAATATAGTTTTTATGTTGATTTTCTCTAAAGAATTCAGCATACACACTAAAATAGTAATTATTTTGTATGTTTCCCTTCTATAGTGAAGCTCACTTTGTTATTTAAGAGACTTTACTCATGATAAGTATAAAAATCCTTACCCAGATTGTAATGCTCTGTTCGATGGACTGTTCAATGGGATGGTGCACACTCTAGTGCCCGTTAGATGGCAGCATTATATAACTAGAAATGTGGCCTGTCGCTGGATTCTTCTGAGGTTTTGACTTGCTGTCAATCCTAGTGCTcttagaattaaaataaaattaatttaaataatgcaACAAAAAACAACTGTTTGGTTTAAAAATGATATGgtttcaattttgttttaaaggattATGTTTATGTTATTTGTTTGGCAATACCTTTCCCATATTATCAAGGAAATATTCTAACAATTTCATCTTGTTTCCTAGAAAATTTGTTTGCCTAAATGACAATATTGATCACAATCATAAGGATGCACAAACAGTGAAAGCAGTGCTTAGGGATTTTTATGAGTCGATgtttcccatcccttcccaaTTTGAACTGCCAAGAGAATATCGGAATCGTTTCCTTCACATGCATGAGCTCCAAGAATGGTATGTTCCACAAGTTCTTTTCACGTTACTGTAGTGCAGTAATATAGAATTACCTAAAATACTGCTAACGAGCTGATTTTCCTCCAGTATTGTCATGAAAGAGTTAACAGTGAAAATAGTGTGGTGAGATTTTAATGGACTAAAATACGAAGTCTACCGGATTTGGGCTTTTCCAGTGCTTAAATACTCGTCAGTATTTTATCAAGTGTTCCTAACCTACTGCAAACAAAAGCTGTtggtttgttcttttctttgtttttttaaaaaataaaacaggaattctagctttctttaaatgtaaaaaaagcCGCAAACCATTGTTACATTTCTgacatgatttttttaatccatcACATAGCAATAACCATCTagataaaaatcagaaaagatACATGTGTGTCTCGTTTTTGTATAATATGTGAAATTTTTGTGAGTGTTTATCTCTTGCCATTTTATAAATAACAACTGAAGAAATTGGAGTAGTTGACAAGCAAAACGTTGACAGATACAGTGACAAAAATGACACAAGACTAATATAAGCAATCCTGTTGCTGATCAGCAAATCATGAGAAATAGCTGTTAAtaagaaaatggaaagcaaTAGAAGAGCTCTAGAAGGAATCAGAAGGATTGTAGGCATGATTGTAATGCTACAAGCCCTGCTGTAGTAGTGGTGGAGGGAGCAGGGGTCAAACCCATTTCAGCAGTTAGCTTTAGAAATTTGTGCTGGAGAAGTAGATACAGTATTAGCTCCCTTTTAGAGATCCTCCATCAAGTCTTTGTAGCTTCAAAAAGACACCTTGTCTTGTTTGTAGCCAAAGATGATTCTACCAGGGTGCGTTAAGGCAGGCTAAAGTGCTGGTGGAAATCAAAGTATTTTCAGAATCACAGGACAGCCCAGGTTGGCAGGGACCTTGAAAATTATCTGGCCCAACATTTAATGGGAAAAGGTACATAGATGAGACTATCTCCTGCCAGCTCTCAAGTGTCCTGGCTACAGGTATATAACTGTAGCACATAAGGGAATTGCAGTTTGGTCAAAAAGGAGATAGTGTGACTGCAAAACCACAGTTGCCACAAGTaggtgtggcacttggggatgtaGTTTAGgtgtggacttggcagtgttagCTTAACAGTTGGACTCGATCTTTGAGGGAATTTCTAACCTAAAGATCCTGTGATCTAGCACCCTGAGCAGTCATATCTTGGAAGCTTCCAGTGAGACTCTACCCGGTCTCTGGGGAGACTGCTCCAGAAATGATTGTTTTGACTGTAAAAAAGATTTCCTTATATCAAGATGAAGCCTCTCCTAGTCCAACTTGTAGCTGTTGCCCCTTGTCCTCTCTATGTGGCTCTTCGTGAAGAGAGAGCCTGTGTCCTCCTTTTAGTCACCCtttaagaactgaaaaaaacttTCTTTGCATGTTTTGTGGAAactctttaaatattttaatttatggtATATGaagctgtttttctgtttccttctttctttgtcCAGGAGGGCATATAGAGACAAGCTCAAATTCTGGACCCACTGTGTTCTAATAACACTTATTCTATTTACAGTCATCTCATTTTTTGCTGAACAGGTAAAGTTAATGTCTTATCAAATATGTATAACACTTAACAGATTATCTTCAGGATAACATTggatggatttttaaaataggttTTGAAGAGTAGCTAGGATTTTCCCTTCATAAAAGAAGTAAAGATGTTACATGACTCATGATTAGgttgctttaatttttaagtcACCATGTTGAGCTTCTTTGAAAAGAGAGTTAtatggggaggaggagagtgGCACCTTCTCAGGTGCCTTGTGACAGTGAAGTCCATCAGCACTGTGCTAAATTTTTGAAATTCTTGGTCTGTTAACATGGATATTGTAGAAGTGTATAGTAAGttaagaggaaggaaaatgagtGCAGAAGGGGATCTTCAGTTACTTAAAGGCCTTATCAAAATCTCTTCCATAAATAATTGCAAAGACTCCTACTGAATTCAAAAGGTTTTGAATCTGACTCAACAGGAAAAAACCTTTGACTTCTGCAAGCTTAAAATGGCTTTCTTGAACATGATTAGTCCTGCTAAACTCAGAGGGAGTCAATGGAACAAATCATATGGGTAATTCTTTGCAGGTTGGGGCCTTAAGTAACACTTTCCGTGGTCTGATGAAGAGGGTGTAATTCTTGAAAGGTTGGCttttgattattattttttccctcctgtgaCTTTTGCATGACTCTATCCCTTgattttcagccttttttatATATTAGAAAACTCCATTAGCAATTCAGTTTTGGAAGGGGATACTCAACTCAGTGGTACAGTTAGGAATCTAAGTACCATTTTAAGATGTCAGCTTTGTGctgatcttttaaaaatagaatgtAGCCTGGTGTTAATTTAAATACACAAATTACCTTTAAAATAATCAGAATAAAGGCATGGtgtattttttcactttctgcTTGTATTCTGATTATTGAGAAGTCTAG harbors:
- the GNPTAB gene encoding N-acetylglucosamine-1-phosphotransferase subunits alpha/beta isoform X2, producing MLLKLLQRQTYTCLSHRYGPCLCLGGLVLMVVSALQFGEVVLEWSRDQYHVMFDSYRDNVAGKSFQNRLCLPMPIDVVYTWVNGTDVELIKELQQVREQMEEEQKIMREILGKNATEPTKKSEKQLECLLTHCIKVPMLVLDPALPANITLKDLPSIHPALQAANNMFFVAKPKNPSTNVTVIVFDSPKDVEAAHSGMLKDNSKQIVWRGYLTTDKEVPGLVLMQDLAFLSGFPATFKETNQLRTKLPDSLASKVKLLQLYSEASVALLQLNNPKGFQELSKQAKKNMTIDGKELMLNPAYLLWDLSSVSQSKQDEDVSASRFEDNEELRYSLRSIERHAPWVRHIFIVTNGQIPSWLNLDNPRITIVTHQEIFQNVSHLPTFSSPAIESHIHRISGLSQKFIYLNDDVMFGKDVWPDDFYSHSKGQKVYLTWPVPNCAEGCPGSWIKDGYCDKACNNSACDWDGGDCIGNSGGNRYVAGGGAVGGIGNGPPWQFGAGISGVSYCNQGCANSWLADKFCDQACNVLSCGFDAGDCGQDHFEEMYKVMLQLNQTYYVIPKGECLPYFSFSEIAKKGIEGSYSDNPIIRHASVANKWKTIHLIMHSGMNTTVIYFNLTFLNKNDEEFKMQIAVEVDTREEPKQNTTSMQKSDSDFKSVTSVPEAEMIFEDIPEEKRFPRVRRRRNGTKESVPEELIIPSVNVSLLPEDVQLALQKLDLKLLNGDVTQKGYNLSKAALLRPFHFLSTAKSIVGLEKKGMHDHSEDEKNQSNWEKSYKDVNDGKIKRVKAKEEVPSRLMGVKGTVVTMSTNKDIFYKVQPKATLPSQSMGKKNETREKVLNALILKETQKSKHTGNFDPGEGKQRMEGIKEPEQVDANMKEGLVGRKLQSYAGSYQGFLPWEKKKYFQDLLDEEESLLKEMSYFTEGKHFGRQLKDTFADSLRYVNKLLNSKFGFTSRKVPAHMPHMIDRTVMQELQDMFPEEFDKTSFHKVRHSEDMQFAFSYFYYLMSAVQPLNISQIFDEVDTDQSGILSDREIRTLATRIHELPLSLQDLTGLEQMLINCSKALPANITQIHVIPPTQEAYYDPNLPPVTKNLVTNCKPVTDRIRKAYKDKNKYRFEIMGEEEIAFKMIRTNVSHVVGQLDDIRKNPRKFVCLNDNIDHNHKDAQTVKAVLRDFYESMFPIPSQFELPREYRNRFLHMHELQEWRAYRDKLKFWTHCVLITLILFTVISFFAEQVGALSNTFRGLMKRV
- the GNPTAB gene encoding N-acetylglucosamine-1-phosphotransferase subunits alpha/beta isoform X1; protein product: MLLKLLQRQTYTCLSHRYGPCLCLGGLVLMVVSALQFGEVVLEWSRDQYHVMFDSYRDNVAGKSFQNRLCLPMPIDVVYTWVNGTDVELIKELQQVREQMEEEQKIMREILGKNATEPTKKSEKQLECLLTHCIKVPMLVLDPALPANITLKDLPSIHPALQAANNMFFVAKPKNPSTNVTVIVFDSPKDVEAAHSGMLKDNSKQIVWRGYLTTDKEVPGLVLMQDLAFLSGFPATFKETNQLRTKLPDSLASKVKLLQLYSEASVALLQLNNPKGFQELSKQAKKNMTIDGKELMLNPAYLLWDLSSVSQSKQDEDVSASRFEDNEELRYSLRSIERHAPWVRHIFIVTNGQIPSWLNLDNPRITIVTHQEIFQNVSHLPTFSSPAIESHIHRISGLSQKFIYLNDDVMFGKDVWPDDFYSHSKGQKVYLTWPVPNCAEGCPGSWIKDGYCDKACNNSACDWDGGDCIGNSGGNRYVAGGGAVGGIGNGPPWQFGAGISGVSYCNQGCANSWLADKFCDQACNVLSCGFDAGDCGQDHFEEMYKVMLQLNQTYYVIPKGECLPYFSFSEIAKKGIEGSYSDNPIIRHASVANKWKTIHLIMHSGMNTTVIYFNLTFLNKNDEEFKMQIAVEVDTREEPKQNTTSMQKSDSDFKSVTSVPEAEMIFEDIPEEKRFPRVRRRRNGTKESVPEELIIPSVNVSLLPEDVQLALQKLDLKLLNGDVTQKGYNLSKAALLRPFHFLSTAKSIVGLEKKGMHDHSEDEKNQSNWEKSYKDVNDGKIKRVKAKEEVPSRLMGVKGTVVTMSTNKDIFYKVQPKATLPSQSMGKKNETREKVLNALILKETQKSKHTGNFDPGEGKQRMEGIKEPEQVDANMKEGLVGRKLQSYAGSYQGFLPWEKKKYFQDLLDEEESLLKEMSYFTEGKHFGRQLKDTFADSLRYVNKLLNSKFGFTSRKVPAHMPHMIDRTVMQELQDMFPEEFDKTSFHKVRHSEDMQFAFSYFYYLMSAVQPLNISQIFDEVDTDQSGILSDREIRTLATRIHELPLSLQDLTGLEQMLINCSKALPANITQIHVIPPTQEAYYDPNLPPVTKNLVTNCKPVTDRIRKAYKDKNKYRFEIMGEEEIAFKMIRTNVSHVVGQLDDIRKNPRKFVCLNDNIDHNHKDAQTVKAVLRDFYESMFPIPSQFELPREYRNRFLHMHELQEWRAYRDKLKFWTHCVLITLILFTVISFFAEQLIALKRKIFPRRRIQKEVGHERIKV